The following coding sequences lie in one Chelonia mydas isolate rCheMyd1 unplaced genomic scaffold, rCheMyd1.pri.v2 scaffold_48_arrow_ctg1, whole genome shotgun sequence genomic window:
- the LOC102944096 gene encoding olfactory receptor 4S2: MDQCRTGSIGRYLSFVDMCLSSVTAPKLIADFFVERKTISFDGCIAQLFVAHFFGCTEIFLLTVMAYDRYIAICKPLHYTTIMTGCVCGSLVMASWVGGFVHSMVQTVLTIQLPFCGPNEIDHYFCDVHPLLKLACTDTYLVGIMIIANTGLISLTSFVVLVVSYVFILVSLRTRSSEGRRKALSTCASHIAVVIIFFGPCIFMYLRPSTTFSEDKMVTVFYTIVTPLLNPLIYTLRNKEVKNAMRKLGSRKVTLGVKGKMRCVD; encoded by the exons ATGGATCAGTGCAGGACTGGTTCCATCGGCCG CTATCTGTCCTTTGTAGACATGTGCCTTTCCTCTGTCACAGCCCCAAAACTGATTGCAGACTTCTTTGTGGAGAGGAAAACCATCTCCTTTGATGGCTGCATAGCCCAGCTGTTTGTGGCCCATTTCTTTGGGTGCACTGAAATCTTCCTCCTCACAGTGATGGCGTATGATCGTTACATTGCGATCTGCAAACCCCTCCATTACACAACCATCATGACTGGATGTGTTTGTGGCTCCCTTGTGATGGCTTCATGGGTGGGCGGCTTTGTGCATTCCATGGTTCAGACTGTCCTGACCATCCAGTTACCCTTCTGTGGGCCCAACGAGATTGACCACTATTTCTGTGACGTGCACCCTTTGCTGAAACTGGCCTGCACTGACACTTATCTTGTTGGCATCATGATCATTGCCAATACGGGGTTGATTTCCCTGACCTCTTTTGTTGTGCTGGTTGTGTCCTATGTCTTCATCTTAGTCTCTTTGAGAACTCGCTCCTCCGAAGGTCGTCGCAAAGCTCTTTCCACTTGTGCCTCCCATATTGCTGTAGTGATTATATTTTTCGGGCCATGTATCTTCATGTATTTAAGACCTTCCACCACCTTCTCAGAGGATAAGATGGTCACGGTGTTCTACACCATTGTCACCCCCTTGCTGAATCCCTTGATCTACACCCTACGCAATAAGGAGGTGAAAAACGCCATGAGAAAATTAGGGAGCAGAAAAGTGACATTAGGGGTGAAAGGGAAAATGCGATGTGTAGATTGA